Genomic window (uncultured Desulfovibrio sp.):
CAGCAGGCCAAAGGTCGCGGCAGCAGCCACAGGATTGCCCGAAAGGCCCAGCAGCAGGGTTTGTGGCAGGGCAGCGGCCAAGGTCATGGATCCGGGTTTGAGGCGCAGGCTCTGAAAAAGCATGCTGCCGCCCTGTTCCGCCACGATTTCTGAGGCGATGGCGGACACAAGGTCTTTGGGCCCCACAGAAGCCCCGCCCGTGGTGATGACAAGATCGCTCTCGGCCAGCATTTCTGCCAGATGCTCCTGCAATGCCTGCCGGTTGTCGCCTCTGGTCATCATGCGCAGTATGCGCGCGCCCATTTTGCGCAGACGCACACCCAGCAGGGTGCTGCTGACGTTGTAAATGCCGCCCTGCGGCAAAGGAGCGCCGGGAAGCACAAGCTCGCTGCCCGTTGCCAGCAGGCTGACCCTGGGGCGACGGAATACGCGTACATGGGTGTAACCCTGACCAGCCAGCAGGCTGAGGGTGCCGCTGTGCAGCACACCGCCGCTTTCGGCCAGCATGCTGCCGCGCTCCATATCCTGTCCGCACATGCGGCAGTTGCGCATGGCCGCAAGACTGCGGGAAATCACCACGGTCTGGCCATCGGCCAGCGTGTCCTCCTGCCACACCACACAGTCCGCGCCCGGAGGCAGGACTGCTCCTGTAGTCACGCGTGCCGCCTGACCGGGTTCAAGGCGGTGGCCTGGTGCATCACCGGCATAGAGGTGCTGCGTTACCAGCAGCATGACGGGATGTTCCGCCGTGGCGCTGGCAATGTCGGCACTGCGCAGGGCATATCCATCAACCTGAACCCGGTTGTAGGGCGGCTGAGGCAACTCGGCGCGCATATGGGCAAAACATATGCGGCCATCGGCGTCAAAAAGCGGTACTTCTTCCGACTCTGCAACTGTGTGCGTGTGCTGCAAAAGAAGCTCCAGAGCTTCCTCCAGCGGCAGACTTTCCCGTTCTGGCGGGGTAGAAATATGGGGCTGTGCGTCAGCCGCAAAGGAGTGCAGAGCGCGGTTCATCTCAGCTTATCCTTTGCGGGCAGGTGTAAATATTGATGTTGTCGCGGCGTACAAATCCCAGCAGGGTGATGCCGTGAGCCTCGGCCATTTCTACGGAGGTGAGCGAGGGGGCCCCCGGTGCGATGAGCAGCTTCACACCGCAGGCCACAACCTTTGAGAGCATGTCAGATGCGAGCCGCCCGCTGAAAATGAGGATTTTTCCATCCGGACTCAGCCCTTGCAGCAGCATGGCCCCTATGACCTTGTCCAGCGCGTTGTGGCGGGCGATATCCTCGCAGAAAAGCAGCAGGCCTTCTGGGCTCGCAAGGGCGCAACTGTGGGCCGCACCTGTGGCGCGGAAAAGATCGCAGCGCTCGTTGAAAGCCAGTTGCAGCGCATGCACCTGCGCGGCGGCAAGCCGCACATCGCTTGGGGCGTTCACGGCTGTCGCGGAAAATTCCGCAACAGATGCCGCTATGACGCGGTTTTGCTCATCAATGGAAAGCGCCCGCAGCGCGGAGATTTCATGCAAAAGCCCCAGGGTGCGGAGCCGCCCCACGGCAAGCTCACGCAGCAGGCTGGGCATGCAGTGCAGCTCGGTCACGGAATTGCCGTTGCAGACGAGTTCGTAGCATTCTTCGCGCAGGAGCACGTCCATGACCTCGCGGCGGCCCTGAGGCCCGATGCGGGTAATGGCGCGTTCAATACTGATGGAAGTATCCGGCGGCTGTTTCATGTTTGTGGTTCCCCGCGCGGTTGCACCTTGGGAGTGCCCGCGCGGGGGATTGTTAAGGGTTACCGGAGTCAGGCAGGGATTTTCTGCGCGGAGCCGTTGGCCTTTTCCTTGCGCAGGCGTTGCTTCAATTCGCTGTACACCTGCACCACATGGCTTTCAGCCCATGTCTGATCTTCTATTTTTTCAACTCGAACAGGCACATATTTGTATTCCGGCGTTTTGGTGATGGGGCTCAAGACCTCGCCCACCAATTCGTTGCATGCGCCGATCCACCACTGGTAGGTCATGTACACCGCACCCTTGTTGGTGCGCGGGCTGATCTGCGCCCTGGTGATGACCCTGGAGTGGTGCGACTGCACCCACACAAGCTCATGATCGCGGATGCCGAGGGCTTCCGCATCCTTGTCGTTCATCTGCACAAAGCCGGGTTCGTCCGCCAGTGCTGCCAGCGCCTTGCAGTTGCCTGTCATGGAGCGGCAGGAGTAGTGGCCCACTTCGCGCACGGTAGAAAGCACCAGCGGGAACTCGGAGCTGATTTTTTCCACAGGCGGGACCCATTCCACCGTAAAGAGGTGGCCCAGGCCGTCCGGGGTTTCAAACCTGATGCTGCCGTCGGGCTGTGCGTAAAGCACCTGGGTGCCGTTGGGGGCATCCTTGGTGCAGGGCCACTGGATGTAGCCAAGCCCGCCGTTTGCATCGAGCTTTTCATAGGTCGCTTCCGCATATTTGGGCGAGAGTGAGATCAGCTCGTTCCAGATCTCTCTGGTGTTGTTGTACTGCATGGGATAGCCCATGGCTGTGGACAGGCGGCAGATGATGTCCCAGTCCACCTTTACATCGCCCTGCGGTTCCACTGCCTTGTAGAAGCGCTGGAAGCCACGGTCGGCAGCCGAGTATACGCCTTCGTGTTCGCCCCACGTGGTGGTAGGGAAGATCACGTCGGCCACGGCTGCTGTCTTGGTCATAAAGCAGTCCTGCACAATGAGCAGGTCAAGCTTGCTGAAGCCGCTACGCACGCCGGAAAGGTCGGGTTCTGTCTGCAAGGGGTCTTCACCCATGCAGTAGAATGCCTTCAGCCTGCCAGCAGAAGCGCTCGCGGCGACTTCACTCAGGAAATGCCCCACCTTGGGGGACATTTTTTCAACGGGAACACCCCAGGCCTTGGCGAATTTTTCGCGCACGGCCGGGTCTGTCACGCTCTGGTAGCCCACAAACACGTTGGGCAACGCGCCCATGTCGCAGGCGCCCTGCACGTTGTTCTGCCCACGCACCGGAGCAACGCCGGTGTGAGGTTTGCCTATGTTGCCGGTAATCAGAGCCATGGAGGTCAGTGCCCGTACGGTCTCCACACCCTGATAGAACTGGCAAACGCCCATGCCCCAGTATATGCCTGCGCCCTCTGGGGCAGTGGCATACATACGGGCGGTCTTGCGGATGGTTTCGGCATCAATGCCCGTGATTTCCGTAACCGCTTCAGGAGGATAGTTGTCCACAATGGCTTTAAGTTCTGCAAAGCCAGTCGTGTACTTTTCTATGAACTCCTTGTCCGCGAGTCCCTCGTTAATAATGACGTTCATCAAGGCATTGACGAAGGCCACGTTGGAACCGTTTTTCAGGGGAACATGCAGGTCGGCGATGCGCGCAGTTTCAATCTTGCGCGGATCACAGACAATGATGGTTGCCCCTTTTTCTTTCGCCTTTACCACCCGGCGGGCGATAATGGGGTGCGAATCTGCCGGATTCCACCCAAAGATGAACAAGCATTTAGTATCTTCAATCTCCACAATGGAGTTGCTCATTGCGCCATTGCCGACCGATTGTTGCAGACCTGCAACTGATGGGCCGTGTCAAACCCGCGCGCAGCAGTCGACATTATTGGTGCCGAGAGCCGCGCGGGCGAATTTTTGCATTATGTAGTTGGTTTCGTTGCCGGTGGAGCGGGAAGAACCGGAAACCATGATGGAATCGGGGCCGAATTCTTCCTTGATGGCCGTAAGACGCGATGCGGTGTAGTCGATGGCCGTATCCCAAGAGACAGCCTCAAACTCACCGCCACGCTTGCGGCGGATCATGGGGTTTTTGACTCTGGGAGTCAGGATTTTGGTGTCGTTGATAAAATCCCAGCCATACAGACCCTTGAGGCACAAGGCCCCCTGGTTGGTCAGGCCGTTGGCGCCTTCTGCGCCAACCACGCGGCCATTCTCAACCAGCAGGTTGATCTTGCAGCCCGAAGCGCAGTATGGGCAGACTTCTATTACTTTTTTCATGATAACCTCTTGTATTCATTTTAACAGCGGCGAGCACTCCGCTGCTCTGGCAGGCATGTAGCGCCGCATTTCAAACCGGGGGCAGGTGCCGTAAGCACCAAGGCCCGCTTACTGAAATGCTGCTGTTCCCTCGGGCTGCACTGTTTCATCCTCCACCACAAACAACACATCGGTGGGGCAGGCCCGCACGCAGGAGGGACCTTCGGGCACGCTGGCGCACAGATCACATTTTTGCGCCAGGGCCTTGTGGCTGAATCCCAGCGGTTTGCCGCATACGGTGCGGCGCACCTTGTGACTTGTGACCCGCATGACCCCGTAAGGACAGGCCATGATGCAGGCCTTGCAGCCTATGCACTTATGCCGCAGCACGGTGACGCTCTCACTGTCGGCAACAATGGCTCCGCAGGGGCAGGCCGATGCACAGGGGGCGTCTTCGCACTGTCGGCAGGCAACCGGAGTGCTGATGTCTTCGTGCTTCAGGATGGCGACTCTGGCTTTGAAGTCAGAGGCGGTCATGTCTTCAATACGCAGTTCACTGTGCGCCAGGGCGCAGGCTATCTCACAGGTGCGGCAGCCTATGCAGCGCCCTGGATTGGCCGCTATGCGTTTTTTCATAGAAAGCCCTTGCTTGTTTTACGGCTCGGCGTGGGGCCGGCCAGTATTCGTTAAATTGCAACAAGGATGCCAGTATGTTGCAAAAATGATCTGGCATTCTGTATTGTTACGATTGCTGTAAAAACCGTGTTCGCGCGTGTTCGTCAAAAATGTCGAACTGTCGAATGGCAAACATGTGTGAAATTTATAACAACCACTATTACTCCAGACGGTTAGCTGGGTTTATCCTTTTTCGTCATTTTTGACGAAGTTTCAGGCCAGCCAGGGGATGTCGCCAAGGCCCTCCGCCAGGCCCGCGTGGATACGCTCCACAGCACGTTGCACAGCATCGGTAATCGGCAGGCAAAAGCCCACTTCCTGCGGCTGGATGCCCAGAAACACAACCTGCTCAATCTCCCGTTCCAGTTCGTCCATAATAAAGGAGAGGGGCATGTTGTGGGTGCTGGCTATGCCCATGGAGCGGATGCGTTCCTTATCCACAAAGCGTATTTCACCGGGGGCAAGCTCCAACGTGGCAACGTCCACAATAAGCAGACGCCGGGGCTTCATGGCTTTGACCGCGTAGGTGACGTTTTCGGGCATGGAGCCGCCGTCCACCACAGTCCAGCCCGGCACAGGGCTTGCCTCCATGCGTTCGCACAAAAGCGGACCTGCGCCGTCATCGCCCATGAGGCTGTTGCCCACGGTCAGCACCACGTTGCGGTCTTGTAGGGCGGGGGCTGTCATTCCATCCTCCGGGGCAGCTGCACCATGAAGTAGAGCGCAGGCTCGCGTTGAATGGCGGCCAGTTGCTCCATGAGTACCGCGCTCCAGCCCTTGTACGGCTCTTCCATGCCGGGCATGGCCTCGGCAAAAGCCTTGCCCAGCATGCCCGCATGGTTCGCATCGATATGGATTTCGCCAAAGGTCAGCAATCCGTTCATCTTGCGGCGGGCCTCGCCCTCGGGCAGCAGGCCCACCCATGCTTCATAGGCGTCCCTGGGGCATTCCAGCACTTTGACAAGGCAGTCGATAACCCCCACGTGATGCCCGATGGCAAGGGAGTAGTACATGACCTGCTTGGTGGCGTCAGACTCGGGGAGATCCTTCTGCGTATCCAGAAACTTTCGCCGCAGTGCGTGGAAGCTGACCATCTCAGTCATGGTAGATCCCCTGATCCTGCCCAACGTTCAGGCTGTCGAAAAACACTTCGCGCAGGCGGAAGAGAATTTCCGTCAGGCGGGGGTCTTCGGCATCGCGAATCCATTTTTGCAGATTGGCTTCAAGGGCGGCGGTGCTTCCGGCCTCAAGGCATTGGAAGAACCTGTCGCTGATTTCCCTGCCCTGACGGT
Coding sequences:
- a CDS encoding molybdopterin molybdotransferase MoeA; the encoded protein is MNRALHSFAADAQPHISTPPERESLPLEEALELLLQHTHTVAESEEVPLFDADGRICFAHMRAELPQPPYNRVQVDGYALRSADIASATAEHPVMLLVTQHLYAGDAPGHRLEPGQAARVTTGAVLPPGADCVVWQEDTLADGQTVVISRSLAAMRNCRMCGQDMERGSMLAESGGVLHSGTLSLLAGQGYTHVRVFRRPRVSLLATGSELVLPGAPLPQGGIYNVSSTLLGVRLRKMGARILRMMTRGDNRQALQEHLAEMLAESDLVITTGGASVGPKDLVSAIASEIVAEQGGSMLFQSLRLKPGSMTLAAALPQTLLLGLSGNPVAAAATFGLLAVPVLKKMSGAKRFAPLRQKAVARNDFGSCRKDERRIVLARLEGRDVYFARDAQRMGQPALCDDCNCFVDIPAGSAPLRKGMEVDVILA
- a CDS encoding formate dehydrogenase accessory sulfurtransferase FdhD yields the protein MKQPPDTSISIERAITRIGPQGRREVMDVLLREECYELVCNGNSVTELHCMPSLLRELAVGRLRTLGLLHEISALRALSIDEQNRVIAASVAEFSATAVNAPSDVRLAAAQVHALQLAFNERCDLFRATGAAHSCALASPEGLLLFCEDIARHNALDKVIGAMLLQGLSPDGKILIFSGRLASDMLSKVVACGVKLLIAPGAPSLTSVEMAEAHGITLLGFVRRDNINIYTCPQRIS
- the fdhF gene encoding formate dehydrogenase subunit alpha encodes the protein MKKVIEVCPYCASGCKINLLVENGRVVGAEGANGLTNQGALCLKGLYGWDFINDTKILTPRVKNPMIRRKRGGEFEAVSWDTAIDYTASRLTAIKEEFGPDSIMVSGSSRSTGNETNYIMQKFARAALGTNNVDCCARVUHGPSVAGLQQSVGNGAMSNSIVEIEDTKCLFIFGWNPADSHPIIARRVVKAKEKGATIIVCDPRKIETARIADLHVPLKNGSNVAFVNALMNVIINEGLADKEFIEKYTTGFAELKAIVDNYPPEAVTEITGIDAETIRKTARMYATAPEGAGIYWGMGVCQFYQGVETVRALTSMALITGNIGKPHTGVAPVRGQNNVQGACDMGALPNVFVGYQSVTDPAVREKFAKAWGVPVEKMSPKVGHFLSEVAASASAGRLKAFYCMGEDPLQTEPDLSGVRSGFSKLDLLIVQDCFMTKTAAVADVIFPTTTWGEHEGVYSAADRGFQRFYKAVEPQGDVKVDWDIICRLSTAMGYPMQYNNTREIWNELISLSPKYAEATYEKLDANGGLGYIQWPCTKDAPNGTQVLYAQPDGSIRFETPDGLGHLFTVEWVPPVEKISSEFPLVLSTVREVGHYSCRSMTGNCKALAALADEPGFVQMNDKDAEALGIRDHELVWVQSHHSRVITRAQISPRTNKGAVYMTYQWWIGACNELVGEVLSPITKTPEYKYVPVRVEKIEDQTWAESHVVQVYSELKQRLRKEKANGSAQKIPA
- a CDS encoding 4Fe-4S dicluster domain-containing protein, with the translated sequence MKKRIAANPGRCIGCRTCEIACALAHSELRIEDMTASDFKARVAILKHEDISTPVACRQCEDAPCASACPCGAIVADSESVTVLRHKCIGCKACIMACPYGVMRVTSHKVRRTVCGKPLGFSHKALAQKCDLCASVPEGPSCVRACPTDVLFVVEDETVQPEGTAAFQ
- the hycI gene encoding hydrogenase maturation peptidase HycI, giving the protein MTAPALQDRNVVLTVGNSLMGDDGAGPLLCERMEASPVPGWTVVDGGSMPENVTYAVKAMKPRRLLIVDVATLELAPGEIRFVDKERIRSMGIASTHNMPLSFIMDELEREIEQVVFLGIQPQEVGFCLPITDAVQRAVERIHAGLAEGLGDIPWLA
- a CDS encoding formate hydrogenlyase maturation HycH family protein, whose translation is MTEMVSFHALRRKFLDTQKDLPESDATKQVMYYSLAIGHHVGVIDCLVKVLECPRDAYEAWVGLLPEGEARRKMNGLLTFGEIHIDANHAGMLGKAFAEAMPGMEEPYKGWSAVLMEQLAAIQREPALYFMVQLPRRME